One genomic segment of Hordeum vulgare subsp. vulgare chromosome 2H, MorexV3_pseudomolecules_assembly, whole genome shotgun sequence includes these proteins:
- the LOC123428635 gene encoding probable calcium-binding protein CML16, which translates to MKKVFSRFDMDGDGRISPSELAAVSRAIAPPATESAGGREVGSMMDELDTDRDGYVDLGEFAAFHGRGRGERELDTELRNAFDVYDINGDGRISDAELSKVLSRIGEGCTARPRTQRRPWPPIASRVAADGQ; encoded by the coding sequence ATGAAGAAGGTGTTCTCCCGCTTCGACATGGACGGGGACGGCAGGATCTCGCCCTCGGAGCTGGCGGCCGTGTCGCGTGCCATCGCGCCGCCGGCCACCGAGTCGGCAGGGGGTCGGGAGGTGGGATCCATGATGGACGAGCTCGACACCGACCGCGACGGCTACGTGGACCTCGGCGAGTTCGCCGCCTTCCACGGCCGCGGCCGCGGGGAGCGTGAGCTGGACACCGAGCTGCGCAATGCCTTCGATGTCTATGACATCAACGGCGACGGCCGCATCTCCGACGCCGAGCTTAGCAAGGTCCTGTCCCGGATCGGCGAGGGATGCACCGCCAGGCCCCGCACCCAGCGTCGTCCCTGGCCGCCGATTGCGTCTCGTGTTGCCGCTGATGGTCAATAG